The Musa acuminata AAA Group cultivar baxijiao chromosome BXJ2-2, Cavendish_Baxijiao_AAA, whole genome shotgun sequence genome has a segment encoding these proteins:
- the LOC103975316 gene encoding F-box/kelch-repeat protein At1g55270-like, which produces MDSEGEVWRRDVARRNHPPLVDSRACLCRVDAGLKTVTGAKKYVPSTKLCVQPRIRTSIHPVRPNPAFDRNRIQSPLLPGLPDDLAIACLIRVPRPEHRKLRLVCKRWQRLLAGNYFYSLRKSLGVAEEWIYIIRRDREGRISWDAFDPRFQLWHPLPPVPKEYSKAIGFGSAVLHGCHLYLFGGKDPCKGSMRRVIYYNARTNKWHRAPDMLRRRHFFGACVINNCLYVAGGESEGVHRFLRSAEFYDPSKNRWSFVSEMSAAMVPFIGVVYEGKWFLKGLGPQQQLLTDVYFPETDTWCPASSGGMVAGWRNPSVCLNGRLFALDCRDGCMLRVYDAGAGSWSRHIDSKLHLGSSRALEAAALVPLNGKLCIVRNNMSITLVDVEARDGAGSGDQRWETIAGKGQLKTFVTNLLSNIAGRRSNRSYIVHCQVLQA; this is translated from the exons ATGGATTCTGAGGGCGAAGTTTGGCGAAGGGATGTAGCGAGAAGGAACCACCCTCCTTTG GTTGATAGCAGAGCATGCCTCTGTAGAGTCGATGCTGGCTTGAAGACGGTAACTGGAGCTAAGAAGTACGTCCCGAGCACAAAGCTGTGTGTTCAACCCAGAATTCGAACGTCGATCCATCCCGTTCGACCCAACCCAGCGTTCGATAGGAACCGCATCCAGTCTCCTCTGCTACCTGGCCTCCCCGACGACCTCGCCATTGCCTGCCTGATCCGTGTCCCCCGACCTGAGCACCGGAAGCTAAGGCTCGTCTGCAAGCGGTGGCAACGCCTCTTGGCTGGGAACTACTTCTACTCCCTCCGCAAGAGCCTCGGCGTCGCCGAAGAGTGGATCTACATCATCAGAAGGGACCGCGAGGGTCGGATTTCGTGGGACGCCTTCGATCCCAGATTCCAGCTGTGGCACCCTCTCCCTCCCGTCCCCAAGGAGTACTCCAAAGCCATTGGGTTCGGCAGCGCCGTCCTCCACGGCTGCCATCTCTACCTCTTCGGCGGCAAGGACCCGTGCAAGGGGTCCATGCGGCGGGTCATCTACTACAACGCCCGGACGAACAAGTGGCACCGAGCTCCCGACATGCTGCGGCGGCGGCACTTCTTTGGCGCTTGCGTCATCAACAACTGCTTGTACGTGGCCGGAGGGGAGAGCGAAGGCGTCCACCGCTTCCTGCGGTCGGCGGAGTTCTACGACCCCAGCAAGAACAGGTGGTCGTTCGTATCGGAGATGAGCGCCGCCATGGTCCCCTTCATCGGCGTCGTCTACGAGGGGAAGTGGTTCTTGAAAGGCCTCGGGCCGCAGCAGCAACTCCTCACCGACGTCTACTTCCCGGAAACCGACACCTGGTGCCCTGCGTCGTCCGGTGGCATGGTGGCCGGATGGAGGAACCCATCTGTTTGCTTGAACGGCCGGCTCTTTGCTTTGGATTGCAGGGACGGTTGCATGCTGAGGGTGTACGATGCAGGCGCGGGTTCATGGAGCAGGCACATCGACAGCAAGCTGCACCTCGGGAGTTCCCGAGCTCTGGAAGCAGCCGCTCTCGTTCCTCTCAACGGGAAGCTCTGCATCGTCAGGAACAACATGAGCATCACTCTGGTGGACGTCGAGGCCAGAGATGGCGCAGGGAGCGGGGATCAGAGATGGGAGACCATCGCCGGGAAGGGGCAGCTGAAGACTTTTGTGACGAACCTTCTGTCGAACATAGCAGGCCGTAGAAGCAACAGAAGCTACATCGTCCACTGTCAAGTTCTGCAGGCTTAG